One genomic window of Desulfovibrio gilichinskyi includes the following:
- the argJ gene encoding bifunctional glutamate N-acetyltransferase/amino-acid acetyltransferase ArgJ — MLSIPKGFKFSCVNSGLRYKNRHDLTLILSDTPAVGAGVFTKNKFQAAPVTVCKETLKNSTCVRGALINAGQANACTGEEGIADCRKTLELVAKGLNIKPSELLPASTGVIGPRFDMDKWELAAPRLVESIGEANPVQAAKAIMTTDKFPKLAWQSVESGTGTAKVLGLSKGAGMICPDMATLLGFIICDAEVDPVWWQEALKRCIDKSFNCITVDGDTSTNDTILAFANGASDFKADSDATRQALEAALLDVCQSLSYMIIQDAEGGTKVMSISVSGALSDNDANLMARAVGNSPLVKTALFGEDPNWGRIVAAAGRSGAEFNPENLTLRFGKITVFEKGKPVEGDMDALLEPIMRKQDIEVIITLGDGDGKASLLASDFSKEYITINADYRS; from the coding sequence ATGCTATCCATCCCTAAAGGCTTTAAGTTTTCCTGTGTAAACTCAGGGTTAAGATATAAAAACAGACACGATTTGACTCTGATACTCAGCGACACTCCTGCTGTAGGAGCAGGAGTATTTACAAAAAATAAATTTCAAGCAGCCCCGGTCACTGTCTGCAAAGAGACCCTTAAGAACTCGACATGCGTGCGCGGAGCTTTGATCAATGCAGGGCAGGCGAATGCATGTACCGGCGAGGAAGGAATCGCTGATTGCAGAAAAACCCTCGAGCTGGTTGCAAAAGGATTAAATATTAAACCTTCCGAGCTGCTCCCGGCATCAACAGGAGTTATCGGACCACGGTTTGATATGGATAAGTGGGAGCTGGCAGCCCCCCGCCTTGTTGAATCCATTGGAGAAGCTAACCCTGTTCAGGCGGCTAAAGCCATCATGACTACTGACAAATTTCCTAAACTTGCATGGCAGTCAGTCGAATCCGGCACTGGAACAGCTAAGGTTCTGGGACTTTCTAAAGGGGCAGGCATGATCTGTCCCGACATGGCAACTTTACTCGGATTCATTATCTGTGATGCAGAAGTCGACCCAGTCTGGTGGCAAGAAGCTCTCAAACGGTGCATTGATAAATCTTTCAACTGCATTACCGTTGACGGTGACACAAGCACAAATGATACGATTTTAGCCTTTGCAAACGGAGCATCTGATTTCAAAGCAGATTCTGATGCGACACGGCAGGCTCTTGAAGCAGCGCTCCTTGATGTCTGCCAATCTCTATCATATATGATAATTCAGGACGCTGAAGGCGGAACAAAAGTCATGTCCATAAGTGTTTCAGGAGCGTTAAGCGATAATGACGCTAACCTTATGGCACGCGCAGTCGGTAATTCCCCGTTAGTCAAAACAGCACTTTTCGGCGAAGACCCTAACTGGGGCAGAATAGTAGCTGCGGCCGGTAGAAGCGGAGCAGAATTTAATCCAGAGAATCTGACTCTCCGCTTTGGGAAGATTACTGTTTTCGAAAAAGGCAAACCGGTTGAAGGCGATATGGACGCCCTGCTTGAACCGATCATGCGTAAGCAAGACATAGAAGTTATCATCACTCTGGGTGACGGAGACGGCAAAGCATCACTTTTGGCATCCGACTTCAGCAAAGAATATATAACTATCAACGCCGACTATCGGTCATAA
- a CDS encoding HD domain-containing protein produces MKNIKSRDRMTRLADFLFEVGMLRKTPRTGYQFLGTGSESVADHSYRVAVLGYVLADMAEADMARTVFMCLFHDLHEARTADFNYVNQMYNKSSRNKALRHTLAGTGLENKIFPHWEELEKSKSIESLLAQDADQIDFILNLKEEHDMGNPYAASWMESALKRLRTDQGKELAETISKTDHKDWWYIGPPASWWENRDGLEDEDENKED; encoded by the coding sequence ATGAAAAATATTAAAAGTCGCGACAGGATGACTAGACTTGCTGACTTTCTTTTTGAAGTCGGTATGCTTAGAAAAACTCCGCGCACTGGTTATCAATTTCTCGGAACCGGATCTGAATCTGTTGCAGACCATTCATACAGAGTTGCTGTTCTTGGCTATGTTCTTGCTGATATGGCAGAGGCAGACATGGCGCGCACTGTTTTTATGTGTCTTTTCCATGATCTGCATGAAGCCCGCACAGCCGACTTCAACTACGTAAATCAGATGTATAATAAAAGTTCCCGAAATAAAGCTCTTCGCCACACTCTGGCCGGTACGGGACTTGAAAACAAAATTTTTCCTCACTGGGAAGAGCTCGAAAAAAGCAAATCCATCGAATCTCTTCTGGCGCAAGATGCTGACCAAATAGATTTTATATTAAATCTTAAAGAAGAACATGACATGGGAAATCCATATGCAGCATCGTGGATGGAATCCGCTCTTAAACGTCTGCGTACAGATCAGGGCAAAGAACTTGCGGAAACAATTTCTAAGACGGATCATAAAGACTGGTGGTATATAGGTCCACCTGCATCATGGTGGGAGAATCGTGACGGCCTTGAGGACGAAGACGAGAATAAAGAGGATTAA
- a CDS encoding peptidylprolyl isomerase encodes MLDIMRQKAQGWGIKVLFGIIILVFIFAFGMSGFNGNTDPVIAYVNDEPIPTQEFVKVYRQTAEMLREQNPKIDPDKLQSPDFKKAILNQLVNSKILESEAKRLGIGISNSELYYEISQVPAFASSDGKFDKSLYQRYLQGRQMSAATFEQDMRNSYLIQKIQEYVAIPAAPTEAQARALFNWAGERAQIDYFYVSGADFLEKAKVTDSEIDAYYKANPKNFTIPASSIVKYISFTPEELAVYEDVSPDEMNKYYAANKDNYKQDAQVKARHILILVDEKASPDEIKKAEAKIDKILAKAKSGQDFAKLAEKYSEGPSKTKGGELGWFSRGSMVKPFEEAAFKLKKGEISKPVRTRFGFHIIKVEDTREAGQKSFDQVKSEIKTTLAQEKASDSISAKLDHALDLVASGMKLDAIGAELGVAVQESEKATLQNLTRAFGMTEDAAKSIIELPKGSSTEMPIAVENGYLIAQKIEEVPASLRPLENVKKDIKEFLSQKQAMMLAQAKATVVMGKLSTPATADQELESIKKDLKTSESFGRDGFIPGLGMNPKLAEMAFASTKDTWLPQAFELPGGYIVARLDERIPPSDETWESQKEAILAGLERQQANEIINSFMQELRSKAKVEVVRPDLLNN; translated from the coding sequence ATGCTGGACATTATGCGCCAAAAAGCCCAAGGATGGGGCATTAAAGTTTTATTCGGTATCATCATTCTGGTTTTCATTTTTGCCTTCGGCATGAGCGGATTTAACGGTAATACTGACCCGGTCATCGCTTATGTAAACGATGAGCCTATTCCAACTCAGGAATTTGTTAAAGTTTACCGCCAGACAGCAGAAATGCTTAGAGAACAAAATCCTAAGATTGATCCTGACAAACTCCAGTCTCCTGATTTTAAAAAAGCGATCCTGAATCAGCTGGTCAATTCAAAAATTCTTGAATCTGAAGCCAAACGCCTCGGAATCGGTATTTCAAACAGCGAACTCTACTACGAAATTAGTCAAGTGCCTGCTTTTGCAAGTTCCGATGGTAAATTTGATAAATCACTTTACCAGAGATATTTGCAGGGTAGACAAATGTCTGCTGCAACTTTTGAACAGGACATGCGTAACAGCTACTTGATTCAAAAGATTCAAGAATACGTAGCCATTCCGGCGGCGCCGACTGAAGCTCAGGCTCGTGCATTGTTCAACTGGGCTGGCGAAAGAGCCCAGATTGATTACTTTTATGTTTCCGGAGCAGACTTTTTAGAGAAAGCAAAAGTAACAGACTCTGAAATCGATGCTTACTACAAAGCTAATCCTAAAAACTTTACGATTCCTGCCAGCAGTATCGTTAAGTACATTTCATTCACTCCTGAAGAGTTGGCTGTGTATGAAGATGTCAGCCCTGATGAAATGAACAAGTATTACGCTGCCAATAAAGACAACTACAAACAGGATGCACAGGTTAAAGCCCGTCATATTCTTATACTTGTAGATGAAAAAGCCAGCCCTGATGAAATCAAAAAAGCTGAAGCTAAAATTGATAAAATCCTCGCGAAAGCAAAATCAGGACAGGATTTTGCCAAACTTGCTGAAAAATACTCTGAAGGACCAAGCAAGACTAAAGGCGGAGAGTTAGGCTGGTTCAGTCGCGGTTCAATGGTTAAACCTTTTGAAGAAGCCGCATTTAAACTTAAAAAAGGTGAAATCAGTAAGCCTGTACGTACACGCTTCGGATTTCATATTATTAAAGTAGAAGATACTCGCGAAGCCGGTCAGAAATCTTTTGATCAGGTAAAATCAGAAATAAAAACCACCCTTGCTCAGGAAAAAGCTTCTGATTCAATCAGCGCAAAGCTTGACCATGCACTCGACCTTGTCGCTTCAGGCATGAAACTCGACGCAATCGGTGCAGAGCTTGGAGTTGCAGTTCAGGAAAGCGAAAAAGCAACCCTTCAGAATCTTACCCGCGCGTTCGGAATGACTGAAGATGCAGCTAAATCTATAATTGAACTTCCCAAAGGTAGTTCAACTGAAATGCCTATTGCTGTAGAGAACGGTTACCTGATAGCTCAGAAAATTGAAGAAGTCCCTGCATCACTTCGTCCGCTTGAAAATGTTAAGAAGGACATCAAAGAATTCCTTTCTCAAAAGCAGGCCATGATGCTGGCACAGGCAAAAGCAACTGTAGTTATGGGCAAACTGTCCACCCCTGCTACTGCTGATCAGGAACTTGAGTCTATCAAGAAAGATCTTAAAACATCTGAATCTTTCGGAAGAGACGGTTTTATTCCAGGTCTCGGTATGAATCCGAAACTGGCTGAAATGGCATTTGCTTCAACCAAGGACACTTGGCTGCCGCAGGCTTTTGAACTCCCAGGCGGTTACATCGTTGCAAGACTTGATGAACGCATTCCACCAAGCGACGAGACATGGGAAAGCCAGAAAGAGGCAATCCTCGCAGGACTTGAACGCCAGCAGGCAAATGAAATAATTAATTCATTTATGCAGGAATTGCGATCCAAAGCAAAAGTTGAAGTTGTCCGCCCGGATTTACTTAATAATTAG
- a CDS encoding chorismate mutase, translated as MPNYKKFDSQGDDSPRRPSLLQEIKDLDERLISLISRRNNLMGKAAAKRRLKGLPLGDPDMERRIFETWTTEATDKKFNIKAARRVFEQLNALAYTCVAKPENRNLPSYALSPPRRPVKVVIDGPCSLFQSQLWIALAAMCSADAKMSPLSVNDQLTELAKAFNQAGAHISWENDTIESRASEDGVSFEDKLVFAGDDEMTMFLVLAFGLKSPGKFKIAGGTILKQYDSRPLTALLAPLGARLNTLDLQSHGLPARLECGGNLVSSLTVTEDTPPKFAAALTLAAWTYPKGLTLNFEKDWSGISEIRDAVDVLNACGIKADLTDTSCTVHPTKTFSFPEQPSIALDPELSAALLSIPAFAGGNVTIKGTWPKTSPKAKDALKALTLGGLVVKVSDTEISSTKGDQPQSVNIDFGQASKLFPIGIALAVNSGTECSLQGINDTALFEQGIELLERLGLQYARTENGVQITPGRLQWEDAWNAPTPYFGIALGLMAWIRPGLSLLNPGDITELWPRYWTLYNSLPEIDGLKDPEVKDRNDDAKSNRRRIKID; from the coding sequence ATGCCCAATTACAAAAAATTCGATAGCCAAGGTGACGACTCACCGCGCAGACCTTCCCTGCTTCAAGAAATTAAAGATCTGGACGAACGCCTAATTTCACTGATTTCACGCAGAAATAACCTTATGGGTAAAGCTGCAGCTAAAAGAAGATTGAAAGGTTTACCTCTTGGCGACCCGGACATGGAAAGACGTATCTTTGAAACATGGACCACAGAAGCTACAGATAAAAAATTTAATATCAAAGCTGCCCGCAGAGTTTTTGAACAGCTCAATGCTCTTGCATATACGTGCGTTGCCAAACCTGAAAACCGCAATCTGCCTTCTTACGCACTTTCACCACCGAGAAGACCTGTAAAGGTTGTTATTGACGGACCATGTTCACTTTTCCAGTCTCAGCTATGGATTGCTCTTGCAGCAATGTGCTCCGCCGATGCTAAAATGTCCCCTCTATCTGTTAATGATCAACTGACAGAGCTGGCAAAAGCTTTCAATCAGGCTGGTGCGCATATATCATGGGAAAATGACACCATTGAATCACGCGCTTCCGAAGACGGTGTATCCTTTGAGGATAAACTGGTTTTTGCCGGTGATGATGAAATGACCATGTTTTTAGTACTTGCATTCGGGCTGAAATCTCCGGGCAAGTTCAAAATAGCTGGTGGAACAATTCTCAAGCAGTACGACTCAAGACCATTGACCGCGTTGCTGGCTCCTCTTGGTGCCCGCCTCAATACTCTTGATCTTCAGAGTCACGGATTGCCGGCCAGACTTGAATGCGGCGGAAACTTGGTATCTTCTCTCACAGTTACCGAGGATACTCCTCCTAAATTTGCAGCGGCACTAACCCTTGCAGCTTGGACATACCCTAAAGGACTGACACTTAACTTTGAAAAAGACTGGTCTGGAATTTCAGAAATTCGCGATGCGGTTGATGTTCTGAACGCTTGCGGAATCAAAGCGGATCTGACTGATACATCATGTACTGTTCATCCGACCAAGACATTTTCATTCCCAGAACAGCCAAGCATTGCTTTGGACCCGGAACTGAGTGCAGCTCTACTTTCAATCCCTGCTTTCGCAGGCGGAAATGTAACAATCAAAGGAACATGGCCGAAGACTTCCCCTAAAGCAAAAGATGCTCTTAAGGCTCTTACTTTAGGCGGTTTGGTTGTGAAAGTTTCCGACACAGAAATCAGTTCGACCAAGGGTGATCAACCACAGTCAGTCAATATTGACTTCGGACAGGCTTCAAAACTTTTCCCAATCGGAATTGCACTGGCTGTAAACTCCGGAACAGAATGTTCGCTTCAGGGAATTAACGATACCGCCTTATTTGAACAGGGAATTGAGCTGCTCGAACGGTTGGGACTCCAATACGCCCGCACTGAAAACGGAGTTCAAATAACCCCCGGCAGATTACAGTGGGAAGATGCATGGAATGCACCGACTCCTTATTTCGGAATAGCACTTGGACTGATGGCTTGGATTCGTCCCGGACTTTCCCTGCTGAACCCGGGCGACATCACCGAATTATGGCCTCGTTACTGGACTCTGTACAACAGTCTCCCGGAAATAGACGGGCTGAAAGACCCTGAGGTTAAAGATCGCAATGATGACGCAAAATCAAACAGAAGAAGAATCAAAATTGATTAG
- a CDS encoding aconitate hydratase, with protein MGFNITEKIISSHLVSGKMEPGSEIGLKIDQTLTQDATGTMAYLQFEAMGIDKVQTDLSVSYVDHNTLQMGFRNPDDHQYLRTVAAKHGVVFSPAGTGICHQLHLENFAKPGATLIGSDSHTPTAGGLGSLAMGAGGLSVALAMAGQPYSIPMPKVVKVELTGELTGWATSKDIILHLLGLLTVKGGVGKVFEFAGEGVATLSVPERAVITNMGAELGATTSIFPSDRQTEKFLKVMGRIEDFSELIADDDATYSETIVINLSELEPLVAQPHMPDRVVTVKSLAGLEVSQAAIGSCTNSSYSDLKTTALILTDHQLPQGVDLMISPGSKQVLKMLASEGLIAPLLDSGARLLECTCGPCIGMGGSPVSAGVSVRTFNRNFEGRSGTQDAKIYLVSPQTAANLALAGKFTDPATWGTPPAKIDFPAEIPSIRHLFIFPPENGENVKLIRGPNIVPLESFSALSEKITSKVLLKVGDDITTDHILPAGAQITALRSNIPAISEYIFSRVDENFVDRMKKSDSGIILGGENYGQGSSREHAALGPRHLGVVAVIVKSLARIHRANLINFGILPLVLSDKSDYDKLSEGSGLTLDTTTLTPGGVAEMTTTDGLKVKVKNDLSEKELAIIIAGGLLNYVGRK; from the coding sequence ATGGGTTTTAATATTACTGAGAAAATTATTTCCAGCCATTTAGTAAGCGGCAAAATGGAACCGGGCTCTGAAATCGGGCTTAAAATTGACCAGACATTAACTCAAGATGCCACTGGTACTATGGCCTATCTGCAATTTGAAGCCATGGGTATTGATAAAGTTCAAACGGACCTTTCTGTAAGTTATGTTGACCACAATACATTACAGATGGGATTCCGTAATCCTGATGACCATCAGTACCTCAGAACTGTAGCAGCTAAACATGGCGTTGTTTTCTCTCCTGCAGGAACAGGCATATGCCATCAACTGCACCTTGAGAACTTCGCCAAACCTGGCGCAACTCTGATCGGTTCAGACAGTCACACTCCTACTGCCGGCGGACTCGGTTCTCTGGCTATGGGGGCAGGCGGACTATCTGTAGCACTTGCTATGGCAGGCCAGCCTTATTCCATCCCCATGCCTAAAGTTGTCAAAGTCGAATTGACTGGAGAACTTACCGGCTGGGCTACATCTAAAGATATTATCCTGCACCTCCTTGGACTGCTCACAGTCAAAGGAGGGGTAGGAAAAGTTTTTGAATTCGCAGGAGAAGGAGTTGCGACTCTATCCGTTCCTGAACGCGCTGTTATCACTAATATGGGAGCAGAACTCGGAGCGACAACCTCTATTTTCCCAAGTGACAGACAGACAGAAAAATTCCTCAAAGTCATGGGACGCATAGAAGATTTCAGTGAGCTTATCGCTGACGATGATGCAACATATTCTGAAACAATCGTAATTAATCTCTCTGAGCTGGAACCGCTGGTTGCACAGCCGCACATGCCTGACCGTGTTGTGACCGTAAAATCACTTGCCGGACTTGAAGTCAGTCAGGCGGCTATAGGCTCATGCACCAACTCTTCATATTCAGACCTCAAGACAACTGCGCTCATTTTGACAGATCACCAGCTTCCTCAGGGAGTTGACCTCATGATCTCTCCCGGATCGAAACAGGTTTTAAAAATGCTCGCATCTGAAGGATTAATTGCTCCGCTGCTTGATTCAGGAGCCAGACTTCTTGAATGTACTTGCGGACCCTGCATCGGAATGGGCGGTTCACCAGTCTCAGCCGGTGTCAGCGTAAGGACTTTCAACCGCAACTTTGAAGGCCGCAGCGGAACTCAAGATGCAAAAATTTATTTGGTATCCCCTCAGACGGCAGCCAATCTTGCACTTGCCGGTAAATTCACTGATCCTGCAACCTGGGGAACTCCTCCTGCAAAAATTGACTTTCCGGCGGAAATTCCTTCCATTCGCCACCTTTTCATATTCCCGCCTGAAAACGGTGAAAATGTTAAACTCATTCGTGGACCTAATATTGTCCCTCTTGAGAGTTTTTCAGCTTTATCTGAAAAGATCACTTCTAAAGTGCTTCTTAAAGTCGGTGACGATATTACAACCGACCATATTCTCCCTGCCGGAGCGCAAATAACAGCTTTGCGTTCTAACATTCCAGCTATCAGCGAATACATTTTCAGCCGTGTTGACGAAAACTTTGTTGACAGAATGAAAAAATCTGACAGCGGTATAATCCTTGGCGGTGAGAACTACGGACAAGGCTCAAGCCGCGAACACGCTGCACTCGGACCACGTCACCTTGGAGTTGTAGCTGTCATTGTTAAGTCACTTGCTCGCATTCACAGAGCAAATCTTATCAATTTCGGCATCCTGCCCCTTGTACTATCCGACAAGAGCGATTACGACAAACTATCCGAAGGAAGTGGATTGACTCTCGACACCACTACTCTGACTCCCGGCGGAGTGGCAGAAATGACTACAACCGACGGTCTCAAAGTTAAGGTCAAAAACGACCTTTCCGAAAAGGAACTGGCTATTATCATAGCCGGTGGTCTGCTCAACTATGTGGGCAGAAAATAG
- the sat gene encoding sulfate adenylyltransferase, giving the protein MSKLVAPHGGKGLVCCLLEGAELAAEQKKAAGLKQIEISGRAKGDLIMMGCGGFSPLNGFMKKADWKGVCENFLMADGTFWPVPVTLDVDENVKVGEEIALVRKGEVYATMKIEEVYEMTEEDKKWECEKVFKGEGEESADDVFWKIALEDHPGVKMVMAQKKFNIAGPVKVLSEGEYPVQYKGVYLRPAETRAAFEEKGWSTVSALQLRNPMHRSHEFLAKISIEVCDGCLIHSLIGNLKPGDIPADVRVKAIDTLVEKYFVKDNVIQAGYPLDMRYAGPREGLLHATFRQNYGVNRMLIGRDHAGVGDFYGLFEAQEIFDKIPYAKEACPEPGKALLCQPMKIDWTFYCYKCDGMASLRTCPHTKEDRVILSGTKLRKALSDGAEVADHFGREEVLVILRAYYEGLTEKVEVKMQGAASGDAM; this is encoded by the coding sequence ATGTCTAAGCTCGTAGCCCCTCACGGTGGAAAAGGCCTCGTATGCTGCCTTCTCGAAGGCGCAGAACTCGCAGCAGAACAGAAAAAAGCTGCTGGTCTTAAACAGATCGAAATTTCCGGACGTGCTAAGGGTGACCTTATCATGATGGGTTGTGGTGGTTTCAGCCCGCTTAACGGCTTTATGAAAAAAGCTGACTGGAAAGGCGTTTGTGAAAATTTTCTGATGGCAGACGGTACATTCTGGCCAGTTCCAGTAACACTTGATGTAGACGAAAACGTTAAAGTCGGCGAAGAAATTGCTCTCGTCCGTAAAGGCGAAGTATACGCTACCATGAAAATCGAAGAAGTCTATGAAATGACTGAAGAAGATAAGAAATGGGAATGCGAAAAAGTATTCAAAGGTGAAGGCGAAGAATCTGCTGATGACGTTTTCTGGAAAATCGCTCTTGAAGACCATCCTGGTGTTAAGATGGTTATGGCTCAGAAGAAATTCAACATTGCTGGTCCTGTTAAAGTTCTTTCCGAAGGCGAATATCCTGTACAGTACAAAGGTGTTTACCTCCGTCCTGCTGAAACTCGTGCTGCTTTTGAAGAAAAAGGCTGGTCCACTGTTTCCGCACTTCAGCTTCGTAACCCAATGCATCGTTCACACGAATTCCTCGCTAAGATTTCTATTGAAGTCTGCGACGGTTGCTTGATCCACTCTTTGATCGGTAACCTGAAACCAGGAGATATTCCTGCTGACGTTCGTGTTAAAGCTATCGATACTCTCGTTGAAAAATACTTTGTTAAAGACAACGTAATTCAAGCTGGTTACCCTCTTGATATGCGTTATGCCGGTCCTCGTGAAGGTCTGCTCCACGCAACTTTCCGTCAGAACTACGGTGTTAACAGAATGTTGATCGGTCGTGACCACGCTGGTGTTGGTGACTTCTACGGCTTATTTGAAGCTCAGGAAATCTTCGACAAAATTCCTTACGCTAAAGAAGCTTGTCCAGAACCAGGTAAAGCTCTTCTTTGTCAGCCAATGAAAATTGACTGGACCTTCTACTGCTACAAATGTGACGGTATGGCATCTCTGCGTACTTGTCCTCATACTAAAGAAGATCGCGTTATCCTTTCCGGAACTAAACTCCGTAAAGCTCTTTCTGACGGTGCTGAAGTCGCTGACCATTTCGGTCGTGAAGAAGTTCTCGTCATTCTCCGTGCTTACTATGAAGGCCTCACCGAAAAGGTTGAAGTCAAAATGCAGGGCGCAGCTTCCGGCGACGCAATGTAA
- the aprB gene encoding adenylyl-sulfate reductase subunit beta translates to MPTFVNPEKCDGCKGGEKTACMYICPNDLMILDPEEMRAYNQEPEACWECYSCVKICPQGAIEARPYGDFAPMGGTSIPMRSAEDIMWTVKFRNGNVKRFKFPIRTTPEGSIKPYAGKPEPSDLDNELLFTETELAKPQVVSGTKTEVGDAGKTLVIKDLL, encoded by the coding sequence ATGCCGACCTTTGTCAATCCAGAAAAGTGTGATGGCTGCAAGGGTGGAGAAAAAACCGCCTGTATGTACATCTGCCCTAATGATCTCATGATATTGGACCCCGAAGAAATGCGGGCTTACAACCAGGAACCAGAAGCATGTTGGGAGTGTTACTCCTGCGTGAAAATTTGTCCTCAGGGCGCTATCGAAGCTCGTCCTTATGGCGACTTCGCTCCTATGGGCGGAACTTCTATCCCCATGCGCTCTGCTGAAGACATCATGTGGACTGTTAAATTCCGTAACGGAAATGTTAAGCGTTTCAAGTTTCCTATCCGTACTACTCCTGAAGGTTCAATCAAACCTTACGCAGGTAAGCCTGAACCATCTGATCTGGATAACGAACTTCTCTTTACCGAAACTGAACTTGCTAAACCGCAGGTTGTTTCCGGAACTAAGACTGAAGTTGGCGATGCAGGTAAGACTTTAGTAATAAAGGATCTGCTTTAA